One stretch of Fictibacillus sp. b24 DNA includes these proteins:
- a CDS encoding ABC transporter ATP-binding protein, translating to MSILKAAKLYKSYGNKFNKQQVLKGIDLSVEKGEFVSIMGASGSGKTTLLNVLSSIDRVSEGTIHINSVEMTAMKEKQLAEFRKNHLGFIFQDYNLLDTLTVKENILLPLSITKTPKKEAERKFELVANELGIYDVKDKYPNEISGGQKQRTSAARSFIHEPSIIFADEPTGALDSKSASDLLNKLSALNENRTATILMVTHDPVAASYCSRVVFIKDGQIYTQLMKGDQDRQTFFKDIMKTQGVLGGVQHEH from the coding sequence ATGAGTATATTAAAAGCAGCTAAGCTTTATAAAAGTTACGGAAATAAATTTAATAAACAACAAGTATTAAAAGGAATAGACCTTTCCGTTGAAAAAGGAGAATTTGTTAGTATTATGGGGGCTTCTGGCTCTGGTAAGACAACTTTATTAAATGTCCTTTCCTCTATCGATCGGGTAAGTGAAGGTACCATTCATATTAATTCTGTAGAAATGACAGCTATGAAAGAAAAGCAGCTTGCCGAATTTCGCAAGAACCATCTCGGTTTTATCTTTCAAGACTACAACTTGTTAGACACGTTAACGGTTAAAGAGAACATTCTATTGCCTTTATCTATAACAAAAACACCAAAAAAAGAGGCAGAACGTAAATTTGAGTTGGTAGCGAATGAGTTAGGAATCTATGATGTTAAAGATAAGTATCCAAATGAAATCTCAGGTGGTCAAAAACAGCGAACATCTGCGGCACGTTCATTTATACATGAGCCTAGTATCATCTTTGCCGATGAACCAACAGGTGCACTTGATTCAAAGTCTGCATCTGATCTATTAAATAAACTCAGTGCGCTCAACGAAAATCGTACGGCCACCATATTAATGGTTACACATGATCCAGTTGCCGCAAGCTATTGCAGCCGCGTTGTTTTCATAAAAGATGGACAGATCTACACCCAATTAATGAAAGGAGATCAAGATCGACAGACCTTCTTTAAAGACATCATGAAAACGCAAGGTGTTTTAGGCGGTGTCCAACATGAACATTAA
- a CDS encoding sensor histidine kinase: protein MIKRFLTERRSWILFFLLQQVILLFVAYVDPAISLSAASYFVFLFFILFFLFLFQRYQKETAFYKTLTERESALDASTLLSPRSPFEAIIEKSIIEQTQHLKQTASYNRIEIEQEKDEMLSWIHEVKTPLTAMHLMIQRIGDDAFKADLTYEWLRIHLLLDQQLHQKRIPFIKNDLYMENADLESLLFSELKTLQSWCIQKGIGFDFDLQITHVLADTKWLAFIIRQILTNAVKYSDSSDILIKSYVQDERTYLEIKDSGRGIDERDLPRIFDKGFTSTTQHHDQASTGMGLYLARKAANSLHINISADSKLHDGTTFTLLFPSKNEFQQIMGM from the coding sequence ATGATTAAGCGCTTTTTAACAGAAAGAAGAAGCTGGATCCTGTTCTTCCTTCTCCAACAGGTGATTTTATTATTTGTCGCTTATGTAGATCCAGCCATCTCCCTGTCTGCTGCAAGTTATTTTGTTTTTTTATTCTTTATTCTCTTCTTCTTATTTTTATTTCAACGTTATCAAAAAGAGACAGCTTTCTATAAAACGCTAACCGAAAGAGAAAGCGCCCTTGATGCTTCTACTCTCCTTTCACCTAGGTCTCCTTTTGAAGCGATTATAGAGAAAAGTATCATCGAACAAACACAACATTTAAAGCAAACCGCTTCTTACAATAGAATTGAGATTGAGCAAGAAAAAGATGAGATGCTGTCTTGGATTCATGAAGTGAAAACGCCTTTAACAGCCATGCACTTAATGATTCAGCGGATAGGCGATGACGCATTTAAAGCTGATTTAACGTATGAGTGGCTGCGTATTCATCTTCTGCTCGATCAGCAGCTCCATCAAAAGAGAATTCCTTTTATTAAAAACGATCTTTATATGGAGAACGCTGATTTAGAATCTCTTCTTTTTTCTGAACTAAAAACACTGCAGTCGTGGTGCATTCAAAAAGGGATTGGGTTTGATTTTGATCTGCAGATTACGCATGTTTTAGCTGATACAAAATGGCTTGCATTTATCATTCGTCAAATCCTTACGAACGCCGTAAAGTATAGTGATTCCTCGGATATCTTGATAAAAAGTTATGTGCAAGATGAACGTACATACCTTGAAATTAAAGACTCTGGACGTGGAATTGACGAGCGAGATCTACCCCGTATTTTTGATAAAGGATTCACTTCAACTACACAACACCATGATCAAGCCTCAACCGGTATGGGGTTGTACTTAGCTCGGAAAGCAGCAAATTCTCTTCATATAAACATATCTGCAGATTCAAAGCTACATGATGGAACAACCTTTACCCTTCTGTTCCCAAGCAAAAATGAATTTCAACAGATTATGGGCATGTGA
- a CDS encoding response regulator transcription factor, with product MFKVLLIEDDSTLFNEIKERLSQWSYEVYGITNFGRVIQDFIDIKPDLVIIDIQLPKFDGFHWCRNIRSHSNVPIIFLSSRDHPSDMVMSMQLGADDFVQKPFHFDVLIAKIHAILRRVYNYNNEAVSLKSWCGATIHYDKNLVTNDNGSVELTKNEMFILKLLIEQKNKIVSRDNLINSLWDDKRFISDNTLTVNVNRLRKRLDEIMLGQYIETKVGQGYMAIEEDNV from the coding sequence TTGTTTAAAGTTTTATTAATTGAAGATGATTCAACGCTATTTAACGAAATTAAAGAACGTTTATCTCAATGGTCGTATGAGGTTTACGGTATTACTAACTTTGGACGTGTTATTCAGGATTTCATTGATATCAAACCAGACCTAGTCATCATTGATATCCAGCTGCCTAAATTTGATGGCTTTCATTGGTGCAGAAATATTCGGTCTCATTCCAATGTTCCCATTATCTTTTTATCCTCTCGCGACCATCCGAGTGACATGGTGATGTCCATGCAGCTTGGAGCGGATGATTTTGTACAAAAGCCCTTTCATTTTGACGTATTAATCGCTAAGATCCATGCGATCTTACGACGTGTTTATAACTACAACAACGAAGCGGTATCCTTGAAGTCGTGGTGCGGGGCAACCATACACTATGACAAAAATTTAGTAACAAACGATAACGGCTCTGTTGAACTTACAAAGAATGAAATGTTCATTCTTAAGCTTCTGATTGAACAAAAAAATAAAATCGTTAGTCGTGACAATCTTATAAACAGCTTATGGGATGATAAACGTTTTATTAGTGATAACACGTTGACCGTTAACGTAAATCGACTGCGAAAACGTCTAGATGAGATCATGTTAGGTCAATATATTGAAACCAAAGTAGGCCAGGGATATATGGCGATTGAAGAGGACAACGTATGA
- a CDS encoding VOC family protein, whose protein sequence is MQTNVIQKVGQLAVPVHDITRSIHFYKDILGLNLLFQTDTMAFFDCNGLRIMLTLPEKEEFAHSSSVIYFNVEHIKQAYKTLQEKGVAFVDSPHIVAKMGNTETWMVFFKDSEGNTHSLMSEVEVS, encoded by the coding sequence ATTCAAACGAATGTTATTCAAAAAGTGGGACAGCTTGCCGTACCGGTTCATGACATCACACGCTCGATTCATTTCTATAAGGACATCTTAGGACTAAATCTATTATTTCAGACAGATACGATGGCGTTCTTTGATTGCAACGGACTTAGAATCATGTTAACCCTGCCTGAGAAAGAGGAGTTTGCTCATTCCAGCTCTGTTATTTATTTTAACGTTGAGCACATTAAGCAAGCCTACAAAACGCTTCAGGAAAAAGGAGTAGCGTTCGTCGATTCACCGCACATCGTTGCAAAAATGGGAAATACAGAAACGTGGATGGTATTCTTTAAAGATTCTGAAGGAAATACACACAGTTTGATGAGTGAAGTTGAAGTTTCATAG
- a CDS encoding helix-turn-helix domain-containing protein has protein sequence MAEKIASNYILHAQSDQFDWHGNGLLSIKTFTNGKAHYKTNKGYFAVEDDFYLLLNAGPYAITIDEQTEVESFCVFFQDKFADDIFRNMSDSSIKLLDEPFHNKTPDSFFEKTYQKSSVLNDQLNQLKKSTYLYKDDSLLLDEQFHFIMQSIVFEQMNTWEKVNKLDAAKPSTREEIYKRISIAHEYIRAFFDKKDISLDEIAAVSCLSPNHLLRNYFTIYKRTPFQHIADLRIKKSISLLQNLDYSMTDITFEIGLNNPVSFSKLFKQHVGLSPLQYRKKVILDKNQTLS, from the coding sequence ATGGCTGAGAAAATCGCATCGAATTATATTCTGCACGCACAGAGTGACCAATTCGATTGGCATGGAAACGGGCTTCTCTCCATCAAGACCTTCACGAACGGAAAAGCTCATTACAAAACGAATAAAGGTTATTTTGCCGTTGAAGATGATTTTTATCTGCTGCTAAACGCAGGTCCTTACGCCATCACTATTGATGAACAAACGGAAGTTGAATCCTTTTGTGTTTTTTTTCAAGATAAATTTGCTGATGATATTTTTCGGAACATGTCTGATTCATCCATTAAGCTTCTGGATGAACCTTTCCATAACAAGACACCTGATTCTTTTTTTGAAAAAACTTATCAAAAAAGTTCTGTTCTGAACGATCAATTAAATCAGTTAAAGAAGTCAACCTATCTATATAAAGATGATTCACTCTTACTAGATGAACAATTTCATTTCATCATGCAGTCTATTGTATTTGAGCAAATGAATACGTGGGAAAAAGTGAACAAACTGGATGCTGCAAAGCCATCTACACGTGAGGAAATTTATAAAAGAATCTCCATAGCCCATGAATACATTCGTGCTTTTTTTGATAAAAAGGATATTTCTCTTGATGAAATTGCTGCTGTCTCTTGTTTATCGCCCAATCATCTATTACGAAACTACTTTACCATCTATAAAAGAACACCTTTTCAACACATTGCAGATCTGCGTATTAAAAAATCCATATCTTTGTTACAGAACCTTGACTACTCAATGACCGACATTACGTTTGAAATTGGGCTGAACAATCCTGTTTCATTTAGCAAATTGTTTAAACAGCACGTTGGACTCTCTCCCCTTCAATACCGAAAAAAGGTGATATTGGATAAGAATCAAACGCTAAGTTAG
- a CDS encoding DUF817 domain-containing protein produces the protein MRALVQFTYLQALSCIFPVVIFGALALSKFISIPLIPRYDFILIVCLLTQIVMILTKLETMDELKVICVFHLIGLALELFKVHMGSWSYPEEAYTKIYGVPLYSGFMYASVASYICQSWRRLDLHITGWPKPLYAFGICFLIYMNFFTHHFLIDARWILITLLFPIFYQTTVHYRILNKVYKMPIILSFLLIGFFIWIAENITTFLGAWQYPNQQTSWSLVHLGKISSWFLLVIISIIIVAQLKRIKSHQKETSFHTKNL, from the coding sequence ATGAGGGCGCTCGTTCAGTTCACATACTTACAAGCACTTTCTTGTATCTTTCCTGTCGTTATCTTTGGTGCTTTAGCACTTTCAAAGTTTATCAGCATCCCTCTTATACCACGATACGATTTTATCCTAATCGTTTGCTTGCTGACCCAGATCGTTATGATCCTGACAAAACTAGAAACGATGGATGAACTTAAAGTCATTTGTGTCTTTCACTTGATCGGTCTTGCTCTAGAATTGTTTAAGGTTCATATGGGCTCGTGGAGCTATCCAGAAGAAGCATATACAAAGATCTATGGAGTTCCCCTCTACAGCGGCTTTATGTATGCAAGTGTTGCAAGCTATATCTGTCAGAGCTGGAGACGATTAGATCTTCACATTACAGGATGGCCCAAACCCCTGTACGCTTTTGGAATATGTTTTCTGATCTATATGAATTTCTTTACTCATCATTTTTTAATCGATGCAAGATGGATATTGATTACTCTTCTTTTTCCGATTTTCTATCAAACAACTGTTCATTATCGAATTCTCAACAAAGTATATAAAATGCCTATCATTCTTTCGTTTTTATTAATTGGGTTTTTTATATGGATTGCAGAAAACATTACAACCTTTTTAGGAGCATGGCAGTACCCGAATCAACAAACCTCTTGGTCACTTGTTCATCTCGGTAAGATCAGCTCTTGGTTCTTACTCGTCATCATCAGCATCATTATTGTTGCACAGTTAAAACGGATAAAAAGTCATCAAAAAGAAACGTCTTTTCATACTAAAAACCTTTAG
- a CDS encoding acyl-CoA dehydrogenase family protein gives MSIPLRKTIQKDTFEETINTALSLKENFKKRAEHVDREGIFPYENFQDLKDHDFLSLTIPKEYGGKGLNLLEFLTIQEHLAEGDAPTALSLGWHLGTLLEAAENRHWKGDAFANLSRKVVEQKALINLAQTERATGSPSRGGIPTTTAVKKADGWLINGSKAFTSMAEALDYSVITATISETNHKGFFLVNHKEKGVFVKETWDSISMRGTKSDDLLLNDVYVPEENLLVVEDGKNIVPKGWYLQVPAVYLGIARAARNYAIEFASEYSPNTLSGPISDVPEVRRKIGKIELELFQARTILHAVAEKWVNHPEQRQNLGTELAAVKHSVTNSANRVVDLAMRIVGARSLSVQNPLQRHFRDVRAGLHNPPTDDAIVYSLADAALTKR, from the coding sequence ATGAGCATACCTTTGAGAAAAACCATCCAAAAAGATACTTTTGAAGAGACTATAAACACCGCCCTATCACTAAAAGAAAACTTTAAGAAACGAGCAGAACATGTAGATCGAGAAGGAATTTTCCCATATGAGAACTTTCAAGACCTGAAGGATCATGATTTCCTTTCACTCACCATCCCAAAAGAATATGGTGGTAAAGGATTAAATCTTCTTGAGTTTTTAACCATTCAAGAGCACTTAGCTGAGGGAGATGCTCCTACTGCCCTCTCTCTTGGGTGGCATCTGGGTACACTTTTAGAGGCGGCAGAAAACCGGCATTGGAAAGGCGACGCGTTCGCTAATCTTAGCCGAAAAGTTGTTGAACAAAAAGCACTCATTAACTTGGCACAAACAGAGCGCGCGACAGGAAGTCCCTCTCGAGGGGGTATACCTACTACAACAGCAGTCAAGAAAGCAGACGGATGGCTGATTAACGGAAGCAAGGCTTTTACTTCTATGGCAGAAGCCCTTGATTACTCGGTCATCACAGCCACAATCTCAGAAACCAATCATAAAGGATTTTTCTTAGTAAATCACAAAGAAAAAGGGGTTTTTGTAAAAGAAACATGGGACAGCATCTCGATGAGAGGAACAAAAAGTGATGATCTCCTATTGAACGACGTTTATGTACCTGAGGAAAATTTACTTGTCGTAGAAGATGGGAAAAACATCGTACCTAAAGGCTGGTATCTGCAAGTGCCTGCAGTTTATCTAGGTATCGCAAGAGCAGCACGGAATTACGCAATTGAATTTGCGTCAGAGTATAGCCCTAACACCTTATCAGGACCTATCTCAGATGTGCCAGAAGTGAGAAGAAAGATTGGCAAGATCGAACTTGAGCTATTTCAAGCAAGAACGATTCTTCACGCCGTTGCTGAAAAATGGGTAAACCACCCTGAACAACGTCAGAATCTAGGTACAGAACTCGCTGCAGTTAAGCATTCTGTAACAAACAGCGCGAACAGAGTGGTTGATCTCGCGATGAGAATCGTTGGGGCTAGAAGTCTTTCTGTACAAAATCCGCTTCAACGGCACTTTCGAGATGTAAGAGCCGGTCTTCATAATCCACCAACAGATGATGCAATAGTTTATTCACTAGCTGATGCAGCACTGACAAAGAGGTAA
- a CDS encoding LLM class flavin-dependent oxidoreductase: MSKEILFNAFEMTSAMHNSHGLWKHPENKRHRNYKNLNYWIEYAKLLEKGKFDAVFFADVLGVYDVYKKSKHPSIRDGLQVPLNDPALLISAMASVTENLSFAVTVSTTYEQPFGNARRFSTLDHLTKGRIAWNVVTSYLPNAARNFGLEDMIKHDERYNIADEYLEVSYKLWESSWEDGAFIEDPENNTLVDPEKVHEINHKGQYFNVEGPHLSEPSLQRTPVIYQAGTSERGRDFAAKHAECIFVGGPTPQRIRYYTNDIRERAEKHGRNPENIKIFSFLNVVVGKTTEEAEEKFKEYASVWSADAAKAQYGASGYDIAEYEELDPDTPFGYNKSTEGGHYKAATLTTDAPKPLTVGEVLNRFESPDRGSFIIGNPEEVADGIQAQFEESGVDGFNLNHLVTPGDLESFVELVVPVLQERGLYKKEYNKGTLREKLFPNGESLLPKDHPGAKYRRVFAESR, translated from the coding sequence TTGAGTAAAGAAATTTTGTTTAACGCGTTTGAGATGACGAGTGCCATGCATAATTCTCATGGCCTTTGGAAGCACCCGGAGAACAAGAGACATAGAAACTACAAGAATCTGAATTATTGGATTGAATACGCAAAACTTCTAGAAAAAGGAAAGTTTGATGCTGTGTTTTTTGCAGATGTGCTCGGCGTATATGACGTGTACAAAAAAAGCAAGCATCCGTCAATCCGTGATGGATTGCAAGTGCCGCTGAATGATCCAGCGCTTCTCATATCTGCGATGGCGAGTGTTACAGAAAATCTATCGTTTGCCGTAACGGTTAGTACTACGTATGAACAGCCCTTTGGCAACGCGAGACGTTTTTCCACACTTGATCACTTAACAAAAGGTCGTATCGCTTGGAATGTGGTCACGTCTTACTTGCCGAACGCTGCAAGGAATTTTGGTTTAGAAGATATGATTAAACATGATGAGAGGTACAACATCGCTGATGAATATTTAGAAGTGTCATACAAGCTTTGGGAAAGCAGCTGGGAAGATGGTGCATTTATTGAAGACCCCGAAAACAATACGCTTGTAGATCCTGAGAAAGTTCATGAGATTAATCATAAAGGACAATATTTTAATGTCGAAGGACCACATTTAAGTGAGCCTTCGCTACAAAGAACACCTGTGATTTATCAAGCTGGAACGTCAGAGCGAGGCCGTGATTTTGCAGCAAAGCATGCAGAGTGTATCTTCGTTGGCGGCCCAACACCTCAAAGAATTCGCTATTATACGAACGACATTCGAGAGCGTGCAGAAAAACACGGTCGAAACCCTGAAAACATCAAAATTTTTTCATTCTTAAACGTGGTGGTCGGAAAAACAACAGAAGAAGCAGAAGAAAAGTTTAAAGAATATGCAAGCGTATGGAGTGCTGATGCTGCAAAAGCACAATACGGGGCAAGCGGTTATGATATTGCAGAATATGAAGAATTAGATCCAGATACTCCTTTTGGATACAACAAATCAACAGAAGGCGGACATTATAAAGCTGCAACGCTTACTACGGATGCTCCGAAACCTTTGACAGTAGGAGAGGTATTGAATCGCTTCGAGTCCCCTGACAGAGGAAGTTTTATCATCGGCAACCCAGAAGAGGTAGCAGATGGCATCCAAGCACAGTTTGAAGAGTCTGGAGTGGACGGGTTCAACTTAAATCACCTTGTAACACCTGGAGATTTAGAGTCTTTTGTGGAGTTAGTTGTTCCTGTTCTTCAAGAGAGAGGTCTTTACAAAAAAGAATACAACAAAGGCACACTACGCGAAAAATTATTTCCTAACGGGGAGTCGTTATTGCCAAAAGACCATCCTGGGGCAAAATATAGACGAGTTTTTGCAGAAAGCAGATAA
- a CDS encoding MetQ/NlpA family ABC transporter substrate-binding protein, with the protein MKRYSLFTIAAIFIIVLLTSCGSSEEGATKKITLGATVPYSDMLEKGVKPYLEKKGYTVEVKEFNDYVQPNISLKSGSLDANLFQHKVYMDAFGAENNMKLASVITVPTAPIGIYSKKYKSLDEIKPGSTVTLANDPTNLARGLTVLRDNGLIEIDGSANPLKVSEKDVTKNPKNLKFQPVEAAQTPRTLDSVDLAAVNGNFAISSGLDLKDALVKDKLPEEIINRIVVLEKDKNSKLAKDLKAAVESDEFRKVIESDFNEFHKPDWMNK; encoded by the coding sequence TTGAAAAGATATTCGTTATTTACTATTGCAGCTATCTTTATTATCGTACTGTTGACAAGCTGTGGTTCATCAGAAGAAGGTGCAACAAAGAAAATTACATTAGGGGCAACCGTTCCATACAGTGACATGCTTGAAAAAGGGGTAAAACCTTATCTTGAGAAAAAGGGCTACACCGTTGAAGTAAAAGAGTTCAATGATTATGTTCAGCCAAATATTTCATTGAAAAGCGGTTCATTGGATGCCAACCTTTTTCAGCATAAAGTTTATATGGACGCTTTTGGAGCAGAGAATAATATGAAACTCGCTTCTGTCATAACAGTGCCGACTGCACCGATCGGAATTTATTCTAAGAAATACAAATCACTAGATGAAATAAAGCCTGGAAGCACGGTTACTTTAGCGAATGATCCAACTAACTTAGCGAGAGGTTTGACCGTTTTAAGAGATAACGGATTAATTGAGATTGACGGTTCGGCAAATCCTTTAAAAGTATCGGAAAAAGACGTTACCAAAAATCCGAAGAACCTTAAATTTCAGCCTGTAGAGGCTGCACAAACTCCTCGAACACTAGATTCGGTAGATTTGGCAGCAGTAAACGGAAACTTTGCCATCTCTTCAGGTCTGGACCTGAAGGATGCCCTTGTTAAAGACAAACTGCCTGAGGAAATCATTAATCGAATTGTTGTACTTGAAAAAGATAAGAATTCTAAGCTAGCAAAAGATCTTAAAGCAGCAGTAGAATCAGATGAATTTAGGAAAGTAATAGAGAGTGATTTTAATGAGTTTCATAAGCCAGATTGGATGAATAAGTAA
- a CDS encoding peptide MFS transporter: MSDINRQKIVDSVPQKGFFGHPKGLFTLFFTEFWERFSYYGMRAILIYYMYYEVSKGGLGLEESSALAIMSIYGSLVYMSGVIGGWLADRVFGTSRALFYGGILIMIGHIVLSLPGDLTMLFISMVFIVIGTGLLKPNVSSVVGDMYATDDNRRDAGFSIFYMGINLGAFLSPLIVGEVSKTSFHLGFGIAALGMLLGLIVFAVTKKKNLGLAGTVVPNPLSPAEKKKVSLIVGISVVVLAVILGTTIPVGIFTLDVFITLVGIFGITIPTIYFIVMYRSPKTTATERSRIIAYIPLFIASVMFWAIQEQGSTILAVYADKRTDLEFAGITISPAWFQSLNPLFIIVLAPLFAWIWVKLGDRQPTVPKKFALSLLFAGLSFLVILLPAYFGGEDSLVNPLWLVLSYFIVVLGELLLSPVGLSATTKLAPAAFSAQTMSLWFLSSAAAQAINAQIVKFYTDKTEMMYFGVIGGVAILLSIILFMLSPKIQGFMKGVR, translated from the coding sequence ATGTCAGACATCAATAGACAGAAAATTGTGGATAGTGTACCTCAAAAAGGCTTCTTTGGACATCCTAAAGGTCTATTTACACTTTTCTTCACTGAGTTTTGGGAGCGCTTTTCTTACTATGGAATGAGAGCAATCCTCATTTATTACATGTACTATGAAGTTTCAAAAGGCGGTTTAGGGCTAGAAGAGTCCTCTGCTTTAGCAATCATGTCCATTTATGGTTCACTTGTATATATGTCAGGTGTAATTGGTGGTTGGTTAGCAGACAGAGTTTTTGGTACATCTAGAGCACTATTCTATGGTGGTATTTTAATTATGATCGGTCATATTGTCTTGTCACTACCGGGCGATCTGACTATGTTATTCATTTCAATGGTCTTTATCGTTATTGGGACAGGCTTACTTAAACCTAACGTATCAAGCGTAGTAGGTGACATGTATGCAACAGATGATAATCGCCGAGATGCTGGTTTCAGTATTTTCTATATGGGTATTAACTTAGGTGCTTTCCTATCTCCATTAATTGTAGGAGAAGTTTCAAAAACGAGCTTCCATCTAGGATTTGGAATTGCAGCACTTGGTATGCTATTAGGACTAATCGTATTTGCTGTTACTAAGAAAAAGAATCTTGGTCTTGCAGGTACTGTTGTTCCTAACCCATTATCTCCAGCTGAGAAGAAAAAAGTATCATTAATCGTTGGTATTAGTGTGGTTGTGTTAGCTGTAATTCTAGGTACAACAATTCCTGTTGGTATCTTTACATTAGACGTATTCATTACATTAGTTGGTATTTTCGGTATCACGATTCCGACTATCTACTTTATTGTTATGTACCGTAGTCCTAAAACGACAGCTACTGAGCGTTCAAGAATTATCGCTTATATCCCGTTATTCATTGCATCTGTAATGTTCTGGGCTATTCAAGAACAAGGTTCTACAATTCTTGCTGTATATGCAGACAAGCGTACGGACCTTGAATTTGCAGGTATTACGATTTCACCTGCTTGGTTCCAATCATTGAACCCGTTATTCATCATTGTTCTAGCTCCATTATTTGCTTGGATCTGGGTAAAGCTTGGTGATCGTCAACCGACAGTACCAAAGAAATTTGCTTTAAGTTTATTATTTGCAGGATTATCATTCCTAGTTATTCTTCTTCCTGCATACTTTGGTGGAGAAGATTCTCTAGTTAATCCATTATGGCTTGTGCTTAGTTACTTTATCGTTGTTCTTGGTGAGCTTCTCTTATCACCAGTTGGTCTTTCAGCAACAACGAAACTTGCACCTGCTGCATTCTCTGCACAAACGATGAGCTTATGGTTCTTATCCAGTGCAGCTGCACAGGCAATTAACGCACAAATCGTTAAATTCTATACAGATAAAACAGAAATGATGTACTTTGGAGTAATTGGTGGAGTAGCCATTCTTCTAAGTATTATCCTATTCATGCTCTCGCCTAAGATTCAAGGGTTCATGAAAGGTGTTCGTTAA